The region GGAAGACAACCGCGGCGGCAATCATGCTCTGCATGGCTGAGAAGACGATCTTTTCGATCGCAACGGCGCCGACCGGCAGAGGGCACATGACGCGGTCGTCGATCTCGCGCGTAATTCCGAATTCCTGCGCGAGCGGAAGAGCAACGGCTGCGATGCCGCTGAACATGATGGCCACGGCCATCAGGCCGGGGAGAAGGATCGTGCTGAAGTCGTTGCCCATCGCTGCGGCTGTCGGATTCATCGATGCCCCACCGCTCATGTGCGGCATGATGAAGGTGAAGACGAACAGGAACAGCATGGGATTCATGCAGACCCGGATGGCGAAGGGAAAGATCTCCCGCCGCAGAACGTGCAGGTCGCGCAGAAACAGCCCCAGAAAGGCGCGAAGGTACTGCGTCCTGGCGGATTCCCGCGGCGCAGCCGGAGCAGGGGCTTCCGTATCGATAGTGGCCAGTTCGGTCATAGAAATTTACTCGCGAAGCTCCCGCCCGGTTAGACGAATGAAGACGGTCTCAAGACTCGGCTCAGTAATAGTCAGATCGCGCAGGCCATAAGGATTGGCAGCATGCACCACCTCTGAAAGTAGCCCCTCGGTCCCTTCCGCAAAGAGCCGCAGTCCCTTCTGGGTCGTCTCCACGCTGGCGATACCCGGCTGTCTCTCCAGAATCCGCATGAGGCCGGGAAGGTCCTGCAGGCTCCGGATATCCAGCTCATAGATGCGCTGAGCACCCACAGAGTTTTTCAACGCTGCCGGGGTATCCTCCACCAGGATTCTGCCATGGTCGATGATGGCTACCCGATCGCAGAGTTCATCCGCCTCCTCCATATAGTGAGTCGTCAGAACGACCGTAATTCCCTCTTTGCGCAGGTTGCGCACCGCCTCCCACATCGCAATACGGCTCTGCGGGTCCAGCCCTGCGCTCGGTTCGTCCAGAAAGAGCACCTTGGGTCGGTGAGCGATGGCGCGGGCAATCTGGACGCGTTGGGCGAGACCGCCCGAGAGCTGCGAGGGATAGGCCTCGGCGCGCTCGGTCAGATGAAACTGCTCCAGCAGACCTTCCGTACGCGTCTTTGCCTCAGCGCGCGAAAACCCGAAGTAAAGGCAATGAAAGTGGATATTCTCGTAGATCGTGCATGCGCGATCCAGCGTGTTGTACTGCGGCACGACACCGATGCACCGTCGGGCCTGCGAAGGGGACCGCACCACGTCGATACCCGCAATCCGCACCTGCCCTGCCGTCGGAAGCGCGCGCGTGGTGCAGATACTGATGGTCGTCGTCTTTCCCGCTCCATTGGGCCCAAGGAAGCCATACAGCGCGCCTTCTGCAATCGACAGATCGATTCCATCGACGGCAACGACCCGTTGCTTGCCCTCATACACCTTCCTTAAGCCTTGAATCTCAACGATCAAAACGACTGCCCTCCGCTGCGCGATTTCTCAGGGTACATGAAAACCAGGCTCTTCGCCGCCAGCCCTACCGATCCATCTGTTCCGACATGTTCGCCTCCATAACAGATGCAGATTTCCAAGAAAACATTGCGAAGAAATCTGCAAGATCGAACTCATCCAGATCCCAGGGGCTCCCTGAGGGTCCACGAGAGATGCCTCTGGAATCAGACGCCGGGCGTAGAATAGGCCTATGTCACGTGGATGGGAGAGCAAATCCGTGGAAGAACAGCAGGCAC is a window of Edaphobacter sp. 12200R-103 DNA encoding:
- a CDS encoding ABC transporter permease, with protein sequence MTELATIDTEAPAPAAPRESARTQYLRAFLGLFLRDLHVLRREIFPFAIRVCMNPMLFLFVFTFIMPHMSGGASMNPTAAAMGNDFSTILLPGLMAVAIMFSGIAAVALPLAQEFGITREIDDRVMCPLPVGAVAIEKIVFSAMQSMIAAAVVFPLAYYIPSTPVVAHVDSWLYLAAILVLASLTSGALGLTIGTTVEPKQIGLIFGVVVMPITFLGCVYYPWMALGQIRWLQISVLVNPIVYMSEGLRSALTPTLPHMNPWLILGMLTLFLVLLTWMGIRGFLRRVIG
- a CDS encoding ATP-binding cassette domain-containing protein; this encodes MIVEIQGLRKVYEGKQRVVAVDGIDLSIAEGALYGFLGPNGAGKTTTISICTTRALPTAGQVRIAGIDVVRSPSQARRCIGVVPQYNTLDRACTIYENIHFHCLYFGFSRAEAKTRTEGLLEQFHLTERAEAYPSQLSGGLAQRVQIARAIAHRPKVLFLDEPSAGLDPQSRIAMWEAVRNLRKEGITVVLTTHYMEEADELCDRVAIIDHGRILVEDTPAALKNSVGAQRIYELDIRSLQDLPGLMRILERQPGIASVETTQKGLRLFAEGTEGLLSEVVHAANPYGLRDLTITEPSLETVFIRLTGRELRE